From Psychroflexus torquis ATCC 700755, the proteins below share one genomic window:
- a CDS encoding nitroreductase family protein, which translates to MDIFELIQQRRTVSPNQYNKQPITEEELQKILESANWAPTHRNTEPWRFKVMQGESRLKLADYLIEKNAELEDKPSSFKNKKISSKFENSHTVIAICIQKSPKGVPPEWEEISAVAMAVQNMWLACTALKIGAYWSSPSLIYHLDEFFNFNEGESCLGFFYMGKLDGELLEGKRKSPIDAKVEYLK; encoded by the coding sequence ATGGATATTTTTGAACTTATTCAGCAAAGACGAACAGTCTCACCAAATCAATATAATAAGCAACCTATTACAGAAGAAGAGTTGCAGAAAATTTTAGAATCTGCCAATTGGGCTCCAACCCATAGAAATACCGAACCTTGGAGGTTTAAGGTTATGCAGGGAGAAAGCAGGTTGAAACTTGCTGATTATCTTATAGAAAAGAATGCGGAATTAGAGGATAAGCCTTCTTCTTTTAAAAATAAGAAAATCAGTTCTAAGTTTGAGAATTCCCATACGGTTATAGCTATCTGTATTCAAAAAAGCCCAAAAGGAGTACCTCCAGAATGGGAAGAAATTTCTGCAGTGGCGATGGCTGTTCAAAATATGTGGCTTGCTTGTACAGCATTAAAAATTGGTGCGTATTGGAGCTCTCCTTCTCTTATTTACCATCTGGATGAATTCTTTAACTTTAATGAAGGTGAAAGCTGTTTAGGTTTTTTTTATATGGGAAAATTAGATGGTGAACTTCTAGAAGGAAAG